The sequence TCAAGCCCGGCCAAGCAGAAGCAAACGTTCGACGGCAAAGAGTACGTCCTGGAACGCGCGATCATCGCAAATTTCGGCCTGGTCCGAGCCTGGCGCGGCGACCGCCACGGCAACCTCGTCTTCAAGGACGCGGCCCGCAACTTCAACCCGCTCGCCGCAATGGCCGGCCGGGTAACGGTCGCCGAGGTCGAGCACCTCGTCGAACCCGGCGAGCTGAACCCGAACGACGTCCACCTGCCCGGCGCGTTCGTCCACCGCGTCGTCGCGCTGACCCCCGAGCAGGCCGCGGACAAGCCGATCGAAAAGCGCACCGTGCGCATCGCCGAGGAGGGCGCCTGAGATGGCCTGGACCCGCAACCGGATGGCCGCCCGCGCCGCCATGGAGCTGCGCGACGGCGACTACGTCAACCTCGGGATCGGCCTGCCGACCCTGGTGCCCAACTACGTCCCGGACGACGTCGAGCTCGTCCTGCAGTCGGAGAACGGCATCCTCGGCGTCGGCCCCTACCCGGCCGAAGACGAGGTGGACCCCGACCTGATCAACGCGGGCAAGGAGACGGTCACCGTCCGCAAGGGAGCGTCCTTCTTCGACTCGGCGCTGTCGTTCGGGATGATCCGCGGCGGCAAGATCGACGCCGCCATCCTCGGCGCGATGCAGGTCTCCGCGGCCGGCGACCTGGCGAACTGGATGATCCCCGGCAAGATGGTCAAGGGCATGGGCGGCGCGATGGACCTGGTCCACGGCGCCAAGCAGGTCATCGTCCTGATGGAACACGTCGCCCGCGACGGCGCGCCCAAGATCGTCGACGAGTGCACCCTGCCCTACACCGGCCGCGGCGTCGTCCAGCGGATCATCACCGACCTGTGCGTCCTCGACGTCACCCCGGACGGGCTGAAGCTGGTCGAACTCGCCCCGGACGTCGGCTTCGACGAGGTCCAAGCGAAGACCGGGACCCGCATCGAGCGCTGAGGCGGAACAACCGCGGCGCCGCGGTCGACCGGGCCCGCGGGGCGGGCCCGGTCTCCCTCACCGCTTCAGCCACTCCCGGTAGGTGGTCTTCGCGATGACGGCGCCGTCCTTGGCGATGAGGGCGTCGCCGGACGCGGCCGCGAACAAGCCGGCCTGGTCGTCGGTGACGACGGCACGCTCGTCACCCTGCGCGGCGAGGGTGATCCGGCCCAGCTCGTCGAGGGCGAACACCTCCGGCCCGGCGACGTTCCGGGTCCCCCGCAGCGGGGCACCGGCGCTGACGTCGGCGACCGCCTGGGCGACGTCGTCCGCGGCGATCGGCTGGATGCGCGTCGAGGGCAGCCGGACGGTGTTCTCGTCGGAGGTCCAGGACATCGTCGCGGCCATGAACTCGAAGAACTGCGTGGCCCGCACGATCGAGTACGGCACCGGCCCGGCCTCGAGGATGTCCTCCTGCAGCACCTTGGCGCGGTAGTAGACCAGGTCCGGCACCAGGTCGGCGCCCACGATCGACAGGATGACCGCGTGCCCGACGCCGGCCGGACCGGCCGCCTCCAGCAGGTTGTCCATGGTCGTCCGGAAGAACGCCGGCGAGGCGTCGTCGAACGTCGGCGAGTTCGTCAGGTTGACGACGACGTCGGCGCCGGCCAGCGCCTCGGCGAGGCCCTTCCCGGTGAGCAGGTCCAGCCCGGTCGACTGCGAATGCGGGACCGCTTCGTGCCCGCTGTTGTTCAGGATCGTGACGACGCGGGAGCCGATGAGGCCGGTCCCGCCGATGACGGCGATCTTCACTTCCGCGACCATCCCTTCGCCCGGAGTTCGTCCTCGCTCACGAGGTCGACCATCGGCTTGCCCGGTTCGCACAGCATGGTGACGGTGAACCGCACCGGGACGTCGTCGCGGTTGTTGCCGTCCTGGTAGTGGATGACGTCGCCGCCCGGCTCCCAGAACGCCTCACCGGCGCGGACGACCCGCGGCGGCTCGCCTTCCAGCTCGAACACCATTTCGCCCGCCAGCACGTACCCGAAGGCCGGTCCGGGGTGGCGGTGCGGCGGGGTGCCGGGGTCGCCCGGCGGGTACTCGATGACGATCGTCATCGCGTGCGCCCCCTCCGGGACGAACGGCGGTTTCGCCTCCTGTAGCACGGTCAATGACATCGGAAGACCTCCTCGTCGGACGGGTACACCCACCAGGACCGGACAGCCCCGCGATCTGTGACTCGCGGGCCGTCACGCGCCGCGGCGCGGTCGGTGGCGTCGAGCTTGGAGGCAGGTCCCGCAGGACGGGGGCGCCGACTCGGATGACGGAAAAGGTCCGAGCCTCAGCCGAGTGCTCGGACCCCGGTCGCCGGCCGCTCCCGGCCGGCCGCCCACGACGCCAGCAGGGCCAGGCCGTCCGCGGTCGCCGTGCCGGCGGGCGCGGTGTAGACGTTGAGGAGCAGGCCGGGTTCGGCGGGCAGCTCCATCGACTCGACGTCCAGGTCGAGCCGGCCCACCACCGGGTGGTGCACCCGCTTGCGGCCGGACCGGTGGAGCCGGACGTCCTGGGAGGCCCACCGCCGCCGGAACAGCTCGCTGCCCGCCGACAGCTCACCGACCAGGGCGATCAGCTCCTCGTCGTGCGGATCGCGGCCGGCTTCCATGCGCAGCTTCGCGGCCACGTCGCGGGCGATCCGGTCGTAGTCGACGAAGAACGCTTTCGCCGCTTCGGGTTCCAGGTACACGAACCGCGCGGTGTTGGCCGGCCGGCGCGTGCCGGCCAGCACCGGCGAATACAGCGCGCGGGCGAGGTGGTTCGTGGCCAGGACGTCGTAACGGCTGTTGCAAATCCAGGCCGGTGCGTCGGTGACGGCGTCGAGCACCCGCTGAAGCGCCGGACGCACCGTCACGGCGGGGCGCCGGCGGCGGGGACCGCCGGTCGCCTTGGACCGCCGCGCGAGGTGGAAGAGGTGATCGCGCTCGGCTTCGTCGAGTTGCAGGGCGGCGGCCACCGCGTCGAGCACGCCGTCGGAGGCGCCGGTGAGGCTGCCGCGCTCCATGCGGACGTAGTAGTCGACCGACACCCCCGCCAGCAGGGCCACCTCTTCGCGCCGCAGACCCTTGACCCGGCGGTTGCCGCCGTAGGCGGGCAGCCCGGCCCGCTCGGGCGCGATCCGCGCGCGGCGCGAGCTCAGGAACTCCTTGATCTCGGTGCGCGGGTCGATCGTGGTCATCCCTCCACCGTAGGCCCTGTCCTCGGGCGGAGGGAGGTTCTACCGGTACCCCCCGACGGATCGGCCTAGGTACCCGTCGCGGTCGTGGCGATGCCGCCGTCGGCCGGGATGACGGTGCCCGTGAGGTAGGCCCCGGCCCGGCTGGCGAGGAACACGGCGACACCCGCCATGTCGTCGTCGCGGCCGAGCCGGCGCAGCGGGGCCTTCGCCGCGATCGTGTCGCCGACGGCTTCGAGCGTGGCCGCCATCATCCGCGACGGGAACGGTCCTGGGGCCACCGCGTTCACCGTGACGTGCCGCGGGCCCAGTTCCCTGGCGAGCACCCTGGTGAGCTGGTGGAGTCCCGCTTTGCTGCTGGCGTAGGAATAGTTGGGCGACTCGGCGACGTGGACGGCGGCGATGCTGCCGACGTTGATGACCCGCGCGGGATCATCGGCGGTGCCCGCCCGGCAAAGTGCCGGGAGCAGCGCCTGCACCAGCCAGAACGGCGACTTGAGGTTGAGGTCGAGCACCGTGTCCCAGGCCTCGTCCGGGAACGTCTCCAGCGGCTCGCGCCACATCGCTCCCGCGTTGTTGACGAGGATGTCCAGGCGTTCCGAGCCGGCCGCGACGAGCTCGGCGAGGCGCCGGCACTCGTCGTGCCTGGACAGGTCGGCGGGAATGGCCCGGACGTCGCCGAATTCGGAAAGCAGCTGCTGCGCCTCCGCGCACCTGTCCGCGTCGCGTGAGCTGATGACGACGCGGGCGCCCGCCTGCAGCAGGCCGCGCGCGATCATCATCCCGATGCCCCCGGTGCCGCCGGTGACGAGCGCGTGCTTCCCGCTCAGGTCGAAAAGCTCCGCGTGCGTGGTGAACCGGTTGTTCGTCATTGCTCTCCGTTGTCCGTGGAACCGACTCGAACAGCGTGACAAGCGGCCCGGACGTCCGGGAGTCCCTGGGGATCCGGGTACCGCGAGGCCCCCCTTGTCCGGCGCCTTGCCATTTTGGGACACGCGTCCTAAGTTGGGACACGTGTCCCAACCTTTTGTGTTTCACGACGTCCGGACCACCGATCTGCCCGCCTCCCGCCGCTTCTACACCGAACTGTTCGGCTGGCGGGTCACCGACGGCCCCGCCGGGCCGATGTTCGGGGACCCGGACGGCCTGTGGGGCGGGTTCACTCCCCTGCCCGAGGGCGACCCGCGGCGTCCACAGTGGATTCCCTATGTCCGGGTGACCGATGTGGACGCCGCGGCCGAGCGCGCGGTGGCGCTCGGGGCGCGCATCGTCAAGCCCCGCACCGATCTGCCACCGGGTTCGGTGGTGGTCGTCGACGAGCCCGGTGGCGCCACCCTGGCACTGTGGCAGCCGGCGGAGCCGCGGTGACGCGGGTGCGGCTGTCCTGCGCGCTGCCGCCGTCGGCCGCGATCGCCGAGCAGGCGCGCCACGCCGAGCGGCTCGGCTACCACCGGGTGTGGGTGTTCGATTCCCCCGCGCTGCACGGAGATCTCTGGATCGCGCTGGCCCAGGTCGCGGCGGCGACCGCGCGGATCGGACTGGGCAGCGGCGTCGCCGTCGCGGGCCTGCGCCATCCCATGGTGACCGCGGCCGCGGCCGCGACCGTCGCGGAAATCGCGCCGGGGCGGCTGACCCTGGCGTTCGGCACCGGTCACACCGCCCGCCGTGTCCTCGGTCAGCGGCCGGTCCGCGTCGCCGACCTCGTCCGTGAGGTGCGGCAGGTGCGGTCGCTGCTCGCCGGCGACGTCGTCGACATCGACGGGCACCCGTGCCAGATGCGGCACCTGGCCGGGTTCGGCCCGGCCAGGCCGGTCGACGTCCCGGTGTGGCTGGCCGCCTCGGGCCCCCGGGCCACCGCGGCCGCCCGCGACCTCGCAGTGCCCGGCGTGCTGACCACCGGCCTACCTGCGCGGAGCTGGCCGGAATGCGCGCTCCTGCGGTTCGGGACCGTGCTGCGGCCCGGCGAGGACCACACCACCGCACGGGTCGTCGACGCCGCCGGCCCCGGCTGGGCCAGCATCGTCCACGCCACCTGGGACCACGACCCCGTCGCGGTCGACGACCTGCCCGGCGGCAAACGCTGGCGGGCCGGCATCGAGGCCGCGCGGCCACCGAAGGAACGCCACCTCGACGTCCACCAAGGCCACCTGACCACCTTGACCGCCCGCGACCGCGACCTCGCACTGGCCGCCGGCCCAGCCCTGCTGAACCCCGGCTGGACCGGCACGCCGGAGCGCCTGCGCGACCTCGCCGCGCAAGCGGCCGAAGCAGGCGTGACGGAGATCGTCTACGTCCCCGCCTGGCCCGACGTCACGGCCGAGCTCACCGCCTACGCGGAAGCGCTGTCCCCGCCGCGGTAGCGCCGCTCGACTCCTGAACCTGCGGTGTGTCGGCCGCGCGACGGGCACCGCCGGACAACGCCAGGCCACCGGCCGGGGCGAACATGCCCATGGCGAACGTCGAGCCGCTCGGAGCCGCGGCGATGGGCATGATCGGGAAGGCGTTGCCGCCGGCCCGGACCGAGGTCGAGATGTAGTCGCCGAACATCCGCCCCTGGGAGGTGTTCGGGATCCAGGACAGCTCCATCGGCCCGGCGACCTGGGTAGCGGAGCTCCAGCTCGTTCCGCCGTTGGTCGAGGAGATGAACCCGACGTCGAGCCGGCAGGTCGCCGCGGTGCAGCTGGCGACGGGGTAGAAGTAGTACGTCAGGCCGATCCGGGCGCTGGTGCCCGAGGTCGAGGCGTCGACGCCGATGCCGGGGACGAAGTGGTCGACCGTGCTGGTCGTCGCGTCGATCGGGACGCGCGCCGGTGCCGACCACGTCGTGCCGTTGGCGGACTTGCTCAGCACGATGTCGTTGGCCGGGCAGCCGGCGCGGAAGCGGCAGTCGGACCAGGCGACGTAGACGGTGCCCGCGCTGTCGATTTCCGCGCTGGGCAAGGCTTCTTCGCGCAATCCGCCGGCCGCGTCGTGGTGGCTGACCGCGGCGACCTGGGTGGTGGAGGTCCAGCTCGCGCCGCCGGTGGTGGACCGGAAGCTGCGGATCTGGTCGTTGAGCGACAGGTACGGGACGACGACCGTGCCGTTGGGTTGCACGACCGGCTGGCCGCCGAGCCCGGTGTGGGAGCCGGAAGGGGCGCGGGCGGGGCCCCAGGTGAGGCCGCCGTCGCCGGAGGTCTTCATCCGGATGGAATCCCCGGAGCTGGTGATGTCGTACTGGGTGTAGCAGTTGCCGAAGAACGGGCTGGTCGCGGTGTTGTCGCAGACGATCCAGTTCTTGTCCAGCGAGCCGGTGGCGGTGGTGATCGGGTTGCCGAAAGTCTTGCCGCCGTCGGTGGAGCGGCTGGTGAACACCGGGGTGCCGCTCGGGCAGTTGACGCCGAGGGAGGAGATCAGCCAGACGTTGTGCTTGGCGTCGAAGGCGACGGCGGCGTCGCTGATCTGGCCGCAGGGACCGCCGGTGTTGGCGGTGGTGCCGGGCAGGAAGCCCTGGGTCCAGGTGGCGCCGCCGTCGGTGGAGGTGGCGAAGCCGATGTCGGAGGAGCCGCCGCCGGACACGCGACCGACCTGGAAGGCGGAAACGATCGTGGAGCCGAACGCGAAGGTGTCGGGTTCGACCTCGGTCCGGTGCTGGGCCTGCGCGTCGGTGAACGGATCGGAACTGACCTGGGTCACGGCGACGTTCGCGGACGCGGACGTCGCACCGGCCAGGAGCCCGCCGGCCACGACGGCAGGCAGGAGGGTGGCGATGGCGATTCTTCGGGACAGCGGCATGGCGCTTTCACCTTCTGGCGTCGAGGTGAGGCAACGAGGCGGGCAGCGGGGTCGCCGCTGCGGGCCATGACGACTGTCGATCCAGCCACGCCGGGCCGGCGCGGTAAAGCCGCCATGTGGCGGACCCGGCTTCTGCTGACGGCGGCCGCTCGAACGATCCAGAACCTTCGGCGGCGGCTGAACGGCGGACGAGTTTTCCGTGCGCTTGCCTTGTCCGGAATGGACAATCGACATTCCCGTAACGGTTCGACGTGATACGACGACGATCCGGACGGCGGCCAAGGCGCGGGTGGTTCCGTGTGGCTGGCCGCGCACCGGACACCCGGTCCAGCAAAGGGAGCACGCCCGTGTCGCGTCCCCGCACCATTTCCGTGATCAGTGTGACAATTCTCAGCACCGCCGCGCTCGGCCTGTTCGCCGTTTCCCCGGCGACGGCGCAGCCGTTCGGCTACCACCAGCTCGACCCGGTACAGCAGCGCCACGTCTCCGGGCTGCTGTCCACCGTCCTCAACGGCGAAGACCCGGCCAACGCGGCCAGAGCGCTGGCCCCGAACCGGGCCACGCCGTCGGCCGCCGCGCCCTGCGCGAACCGCTTCGGCGGGAACGTCAAGGCCAACCAGAACTGCCTGAACCTCACCGACCCCGATCTGCAGGGCCGGGCGCAGGCGCAGAACGAAACCTGGGCCGCCGCCGACCCGAACAACCCCGACCACGTCATCGCCACCTACAACGACTACCGCCGCGGCGACGGCACCTGCGGTGTCAGCTACTCCCTCGACGGCGCCCGCACGTGGGCCGACGCCACCACCCCGAACGGCTTCAGCCGCGGCACCGATTTCGGCGGCGCACCAAGGGAATACTGGCAGTCCGGCGGTGACACCTCGGTGGCGTGGGACTCCCGCGGCAACGCCTACCTGTCGTGCCAGGTGTTCAACCGCGGCAGCGCCGTGTCGGCGAACCCGGACCAGTCCAGCGCGTTCCTGGTGTTCCGCTCTACCGGCACCAACGGGGCATCCTGGAACTTCCCCGGACGTCCCGCCGCCACGCACGACGACACCGCGGGCGCCGGGAACTTCCTGCTGGACAAGCAACTGCTGACTGTCGACGCCAACCCGCGCAGCCCGTTCCGCGACCGCGTGTACCTGTCGTGGACGACCTTCGCCGACGACGGCACCGGCTACATCTACGAGGCCTACTCCGCGGACTACGGCGAGACGTTCTCCGCGCCGGTGCTGGTCAGCGCCGACACTCCGTTGTGCGCCAACGCACTCGGCTTCCCGACCCCGCGCGGCCGGTGCACCCAGAACCAGGACTCGCAGCCGTTCGTCGGTCCGGACGGGACGCTGTACGTGGTGTTCAACAACTTCAACAACGCGGTGGCGGGTCCGGCGGACAACCACAACCAGGTTCTGCTGGCCCGCTCCACGGACGGCGGCCAGAGCTTCTCCACACCGGTGCTCGTGGGCAATTACCACGAGCTGCCGGACTGCGCGACCTACCAGAACGGCCAGGACCCCGGCCGCGCCTGCGTCCCGGAGAAGGGCCCGTCGGCGAACTCGGTGTTCCGCGCGAGCAACTACCCGATCGGGGGCGTCGACCCGCGGAACCCGCGCCGGATCCTGGTGACCTACGGCTCCTACATCAACCGGAACTCCAACGAGGCCAACGGCTGCACGCCGACCGGGGTCAACCCCGCCACCGCCGTCAACACCTACACCGGCGTGAAGGACGGCTCCTGCAACAACGACATCGTCCTGTCGGCCTCGGCCGACGCGGGCGCCGCGTTCACCGGCGGCACCACCGACGTCCGGCGGCTGCCGGTGATCACCACCGCGCCCGGCCAGGCCCGGACCGACCAGTTCTGGCAGGGCGCCGCGTTCGGTCCGGACGGCACCTTCGCCGTCAGCTACTACGACCGGCAGTACGGCGCCGACGAGACCACCGGCTTCTCGGACATCACGGTCTCCACGGGTTTCACCCACACCCGGGCGACGTCGGGCAGCATGCCGCCGCCGACGCAGTTCACCGGCACCTTCTACGGTGACTACGCCGGAATCGCCGTCACGGCCCGGACCGCGTACCCGGTCTGGTCGGACACCCGCCCGCCGGACCTGTTCCTCTGCCCCGGCACCGGTACCCCCGGCATCCCGCCGCGCACCTGCCAGGCCGGGGCGCCGAACGCGTCGATCGCCAACGACGAGGACATCTACACCACCGGCGTCGGCCTCCGCTGACGAGATCGCCGGTGACCGTCCGGCTTCCTCCCAGATCCGCAGGTCAGCGACCGCTTACAATGACGGCGTCCCGGCCACCGCCGGGGCCGCCGCGGTCTGGGAGGATCACCGGATGACGATGTCGCTGTCGGCCGAGCTGTGGCCGGACGTGCAGCCGGAGACCGCTCGGCGGCTCATGCTCGCCGGGGTGGAGGCCTTCGCCAAGCGGGGGTACCACGCCACCACCACGCGGGACATCGCCGGCGCCGCGGGGATGTCGCCCGCCGCGCTCTACGTGCACTTCCCGTCGAAGGCCGCGCTGCTCTTCGCGATCAGCCGGTACGGGCACGAGCAGACCCTCGCGCTGGTCGAGAACGTCGTCGCGAAGGTGTCCGACCCCGTCGAGCGGATCCGGCTGATCGTCGAGGACTTCGTCGCCTGGCACGCGCGGCGGCACACCGTCGCCCGGGTGGTCCAGTACGAGCTGCAGGCGCTGCCCGAGCAGGAGTTCCAGGTGGTCGCCGAACTGCGGCGGCGGATCGAGCGGATCGTGCGCAAGGTGATCGCGGACGGCGTCGAAGAGGGCGTGTTCACGGTGTCCGACCCGCACACCTCGGCCCGCGCGGTGCTCTCCCTCGGCGTCGACGTCGCCCGCTGGTACAGCGAGCGCGCCCGCCAGACGCCCACCGCGCTCGGCAAGGAGTACGGCGAGCTGGTGCTGCGGATGCTCGGCGTGACGCCGAAGTAGCGGACACAACCTGTCCGCTATTCCTGCCAGAGTGGTCCTCGTGCAGAACGACGCCGAACGCAACGACCTCATCGCCGAACTGGCGGCCGTCAGCGCGCTGTGCCGGGGCGGGCTGCTCGAGCACGTCGCTTCCACGGAGGAGAACTGGCTGCCCTTCGCCGTGGAAGGCCCGTCCACGATGCGCTACGACCTCCCCGACGGCGTCACCGGGGCGGACGTCGCAGCCGGCACTGCCCGCGAGTTCCCGCAGTGGACCATCGATTACCAGGACACCCTGGCGGCCGTACTCGCCCGCTACGAAGACGTCGCCCGGCGCAGCGAGGACATCATCGCGAGCCTGCCCGACCTGTCCGTGACGCACCCGCTGCCCGACGCGCCGTGGAACCAGCCCGGCACGACGTGGAGTGCGCGGCGGGCGCTGCTGCACGTCATCACCGAAACCGCGCAGCACGCCGGGCACGCGGACATCCTCCGCGAGGCGCTGGACGGACGTAAGGCGACGTGACCGTCCTGGACACCCGGGCGCTCAACCGCGCCACGCTCGCCCGCCAGCTGCTGCTCGACCGCGCCGAGCTTCCAGTGCACGACGCCGTCGCGCACCTCGGCGGCCTGCAGGCGCAGGAGCCGCAGGAGCCGTTCACCGGGTTGTGGTCGCGGCTGCGCGCGTTCGACCCGGCGGCGTTGTCGGAGCTGCTGACCGGGCGGCGCGTGGTGCGGACGCACCTGATGCGCCGCACCGTCCACCTGCTCACCGCCGAGGACGTCCTGGCGTGGCGGACGCGGTTCGACGCGATGCTGCGCCAGCGCGTCCTGGGCACCTACCGCCGCGAGCTCACCGGGGTCGACCTCGGCGAGCTCGCGGCCGCGGGCCAGGCGGTGCTGGCCGACGGCGAGCCACGCTCGATGGGCGATCTCGCCCGCGCGGTCGCCCACCGCTGGCCGGACGCGGGACCGCGGCCGCTCGGGGAAATGCTGATCGCCGCCCTGATCCCGGTGGCGCAGCTGCCGCCGCGCGGGTTGTGGCGCGTCAAGGCGGGCGTGCGGAACCTGCCGCTGCCGGCGTGGCTGGGCCGCGACGTCGCCCCGCTCGCCGAGGACGACGAGGTCGGCCGAGTGCTGGTGCGGCGCTACCTGGCGGCGTTCGGTCCCGCGGCGACGGCCGACCTGCGCGCGTGGAGCGGCCTGGCCGGGCTGCCGGCGGCGGTGAAAGCCGTGCGCGAGGAGCTGGTGGTGTTCCGCGACGAGCGCGGCCGCGAGCTGCTTGACCTGCCGGACGCCCCGCGCCCGGACCCGGGCACGCCGGCGCCGGTGCGGTTCCTGCCGGCGTTCGACAACGCGATCCTCGGCTACGACGACCGGACCCGGATCATCGACGACGCCCACCGCGGGCTTTCGGTGGCGGGCGAACGGGTGGTGCTGGTGGACGGCCGGGTGTCGGCGACCTGGCAGGTCGCGGACGGCGCGGTGGTGGTGCGGCCGCTGCGGCGGTTCTCCCGGTCCGAACGCACCGACGTGATGGCGGAAGGCGGCGCGCTGGCGGCGTTCCTGTCCGACGGCGAAAGCGATCACGTCCGGCTCGAGACGGCCTAACCCACCGCCCGCGCGAACCGCTCCGCCACCTCGCGCAGCCGCTCCACCAGGCCCGGCGGGGCCTCCTCGACCACGAAGTCGTACCCCCACTGCGCGAGGTAGTACGGGACCGTGTCGAGGGTGTTCGCCCCGGTCCGCACCCGGCAGGCGTGCTCGTCGATCGCCTCGACGGCGCCGGTGGTCGGCGGGACGCGGCGCGCGACCTCCTCGGCCGGGGCGGCCACCCGCAGGACCAGCTGGTGCGGGTACGGCGCCGTCGAGATCTGGCGCGAGACGTACGCCGCCAGGTCGTCGGCCGGGGGTTCGCGCGGGGTGAAGCGGAAGCTCGCGGCCGGCACGCCGGTGATCCGGTCGACCCGGAACGTGCGCCAGCCGGCGCGGTCGAGGTCGAAGGCGACCAGGTACCAGCGCCGGCCGGTGCAGACCAGGCGCAGCGGCTCGACCGAGCGTTCCGTCGCCGCGCCGGACCGGTCGCCGTAGCCGAAGCGCAGGCGCTCGTGGTCCCGGCAGGCCGCGGCGATCGCCGTCAGCACCGACGCGTCCACCGTCGGGCCGGCGCCGGGCAGCGAGACCGTCGCCGCGGCCACGGCGCCGACCCGCGGCCGCAGCCGGGCGGGCAGCACCTGCTCCAGCTTCGCCAGCGCGCGCACCGACGTCTCCTCGATGCCGCTGACCGTGCCGCTCGCCGCCGTGCGCAGGCCGACCGCGACCGCGACGGCTTCGTCGTCGTCCAGCAGCAGCGGTGGCAGCGCGGCACCCGCGCCGAGGCGGTAGCCGCCGGCCACCCCGGGCGTCGCGTGCACCGGGTAGCCGAGGGACCGCAGCCGCTCGACGTCGCGGCGGATCGTGCGGACGTCGACCTCGAGCCGCGCCGCGAGGTCCGCGCCCGGCCAGTCGCGCCGCGCCTGGAGCAGCGAGAGCAGCCGGAGCAGGCGTTCCGAAGTGCCGTACATGACACGCAGTGTGCCAGACGTCGAGGACAGCTCCGGTCCTCGATCCGCCGGATGGTGCAGCACTGGGGTCAAACACTTGCCAGGCACCGCCTCCGCCGGAAAGAGTGACGCATGCCGATCGACCCGCACACCCTGCTCGCCGTCGCCCGCGAGGAAGCCGAGCTGGGCAAGGCCGAGGGCGGCGTGCCGATCGGGGCCGCGCTGTTCGACACCGCGGGCACCCTGCTGGGCCGCGGGCACAACCGGCGCGTGCAGGACGGCGACCCGTCGATGCACGCCGAGACCGCGGCGTTCCGCAACGCCGGCCGCCGCCCGCACTACCGCGACACGATCATGGTCACGACGCTTTCGCCGTGCTGGTACTGCTCCGGGCTCGTCCGTCAGTTCGGGATCGGGCGCGTCGTCATCGGCGAGGCCACCACGTTCCACGGCGGGCACGACTGGCTCGCCGGGATCGGCGTGGGGATCACCGTGCTCGACGATCCCGCCTGCACGGCGCTGATGACCGAGTTCATCGCCGCGCGCCCGGACCTGTGGTTCGAGGACATCGGGGTCGAGAAGTCCGAATAGGACAGTGTTGTTGCGAGGAGCCGGTATGCCGTCAACCGTTCCGCTCGTGGACCTTTCGCCGTGGTTCGGCGGGACGTCCGAAGGCCGCGCCGACGTGGCCGCCCAGATCGACCGCGCGCTGCGGGAGTCCGGGTTCCTGCTGGTCACCGGGCACGGCGTGCCGGACGACCTGCGCCGCCGGACACGCGAGCTGGCGCGGGAGTTCTTCGCGCTGCCCGAGGACGTCAAGCAGCGCTACGCGGTCACGGTCGGCGGCCGCGGCTGGCTGCCACCCGGGGTCGAGGCCAACGGCTACGCCGAGGGCACCGAGACCCCGCCGGACCTCAAGGAGTCCTATTCCGCCGGGGCGGACGAAGGCGTGGGCGTCGCCGACGTCGACGGGTTCTGGTTCCAGCCCAACGTCTGGCCCGGCGAGGTCCCCGGCTTCGCCGAAGTGGCGACGGAGTACATGCGCCGGATGCGCGCGCTGTCGGACCACCTGCTGGAGATCTTCGCCGCGGCGCTCGGCCTGGCCCAAAGCCACTTCACGCGGCACACGGCGCACCCGACGTACACGTTCAACATCAACTGGTACCCGCCGATGACGCAGGTCGGCGCGCCGGCACCGGACCAGTTCCGGATCGGCCCGCACACCGACTTCGGCACGGTGACGGTCCTCGACCGCCAGGCCGGCG is a genomic window of Amycolatopsis lexingtonensis containing:
- a CDS encoding sialidase family protein, which encodes MPLSRRIAIATLLPAVVAGGLLAGATSASANVAVTQVSSDPFTDAQAQHRTEVEPDTFAFGSTIVSAFQVGRVSGGGSSDIGFATSTDGGATWTQGFLPGTTANTGGPCGQISDAAVAFDAKHNVWLISSLGVNCPSGTPVFTSRSTDGGKTFGNPITTATGSLDKNWIVCDNTATSPFFGNCYTQYDITSSGDSIRMKTSGDGGLTWGPARAPSGSHTGLGGQPVVQPNGTVVVPYLSLNDQIRSFRSTTGGASWTSTTQVAAVSHHDAAGGLREEALPSAEIDSAGTVYVAWSDCRFRAGCPANDIVLSKSANGTTWSAPARVPIDATTSTVDHFVPGIGVDASTSGTSARIGLTYYFYPVASCTAATCRLDVGFISSTNGGTSWSSATQVAGPMELSWIPNTSQGRMFGDYISTSVRAGGNAFPIMPIAAAPSGSTFAMGMFAPAGGLALSGGARRAADTPQVQESSGATAAGTALPRRR
- a CDS encoding sialidase family protein, which codes for MTILSTAALGLFAVSPATAQPFGYHQLDPVQQRHVSGLLSTVLNGEDPANAARALAPNRATPSAAAPCANRFGGNVKANQNCLNLTDPDLQGRAQAQNETWAAADPNNPDHVIATYNDYRRGDGTCGVSYSLDGARTWADATTPNGFSRGTDFGGAPREYWQSGGDTSVAWDSRGNAYLSCQVFNRGSAVSANPDQSSAFLVFRSTGTNGASWNFPGRPAATHDDTAGAGNFLLDKQLLTVDANPRSPFRDRVYLSWTTFADDGTGYIYEAYSADYGETFSAPVLVSADTPLCANALGFPTPRGRCTQNQDSQPFVGPDGTLYVVFNNFNNAVAGPADNHNQVLLARSTDGGQSFSTPVLVGNYHELPDCATYQNGQDPGRACVPEKGPSANSVFRASNYPIGGVDPRNPRRILVTYGSYINRNSNEANGCTPTGVNPATAVNTYTGVKDGSCNNDIVLSASADAGAAFTGGTTDVRRLPVITTAPGQARTDQFWQGAAFGPDGTFAVSYYDRQYGADETTGFSDITVSTGFTHTRATSGSMPPPTQFTGTFYGDYAGIAVTARTAYPVWSDTRPPDLFLCPGTGTPGIPPRTCQAGAPNASIANDEDIYTTGVGLR
- a CDS encoding TetR/AcrR family transcriptional regulator, translated to MTMSLSAELWPDVQPETARRLMLAGVEAFAKRGYHATTTRDIAGAAGMSPAALYVHFPSKAALLFAISRYGHEQTLALVENVVAKVSDPVERIRLIVEDFVAWHARRHTVARVVQYELQALPEQEFQVVAELRRRIERIVRKVIADGVEEGVFTVSDPHTSARAVLSLGVDVARWYSERARQTPTALGKEYGELVLRMLGVTPK
- a CDS encoding DUF664 domain-containing protein — translated: MQNDAERNDLIAELAAVSALCRGGLLEHVASTEENWLPFAVEGPSTMRYDLPDGVTGADVAAGTAREFPQWTIDYQDTLAAVLARYEDVARRSEDIIASLPDLSVTHPLPDAPWNQPGTTWSARRALLHVITETAQHAGHADILREALDGRKAT
- a CDS encoding winged helix DNA-binding domain-containing protein; translation: MTVLDTRALNRATLARQLLLDRAELPVHDAVAHLGGLQAQEPQEPFTGLWSRLRAFDPAALSELLTGRRVVRTHLMRRTVHLLTAEDVLAWRTRFDAMLRQRVLGTYRRELTGVDLGELAAAGQAVLADGEPRSMGDLARAVAHRWPDAGPRPLGEMLIAALIPVAQLPPRGLWRVKAGVRNLPLPAWLGRDVAPLAEDDEVGRVLVRRYLAAFGPAATADLRAWSGLAGLPAAVKAVREELVVFRDERGRELLDLPDAPRPDPGTPAPVRFLPAFDNAILGYDDRTRIIDDAHRGLSVAGERVVLVDGRVSATWQVADGAVVVRPLRRFSRSERTDVMAEGGALAAFLSDGESDHVRLETA